A stretch of Candidatus Methylomirabilota bacterium DNA encodes these proteins:
- a CDS encoding PilZ domain-containing protein codes for MEKRKHPRFAIQCAISSSGDKTFEAGAVANLSVGSCGVARKTNVYNGMHLALHIYLPDQEDPLKVDQAAVRWAKDHEFGLEFISTRPEEQARLRHFVSTLETQLGH; via the coding sequence ATGGAAAAACGCAAGCACCCGCGTTTTGCGATTCAGTGTGCCATTTCTTCTTCAGGTGACAAAACCTTTGAAGCCGGGGCTGTAGCCAATCTCTCAGTGGGCAGCTGTGGGGTTGCCCGCAAGACCAATGTGTACAACGGTATGCATTTGGCACTACATATCTACCTTCCTGACCAGGAAGATCCGCTGAAAGTTGATCAAGCGGCAGTTCGGTGGGCCAAAGACCACGAGTTCGGCCTTGAATTCATCAGCACGCGGCCCGAGGAGCAGGCACGCCTTCGCCACTTCGTCAGCACGCTGGAAACACAGCTAGGTCACTGA